From a single Streptomyces sp. 1331.2 genomic region:
- a CDS encoding DinB family protein, with translation MLRGFLDFHRATLAMKCEGLTDEQLRQRSSPPSTLTLLGLVRHMAEVERTWFRRVIDGQDLPLVWSADGDYQAAYDPTGSTRAEAFAAWQTEVEHARRIERAADSLDVTGYQARWDAEVSLRLVMLHLIHEYARHNGHADFLREAIDGVVGA, from the coding sequence ATGCTGCGCGGCTTCCTGGACTTCCACCGGGCGACCCTCGCCATGAAGTGCGAGGGCCTGACCGACGAACAGCTGCGGCAGCGCTCCAGCCCGCCCTCCACACTGACCCTGCTCGGCCTGGTCCGGCACATGGCCGAGGTGGAACGCACCTGGTTCCGCCGGGTGATCGACGGCCAGGACCTCCCGCTGGTCTGGTCCGCGGACGGCGACTACCAGGCCGCCTACGACCCCACCGGATCCACCCGGGCCGAGGCCTTCGCCGCCTGGCAGACCGAGGTCGAACACGCCCGCCGCATCGAACGCGCCGCCGACTCCCTCGACGTCACCGGCTACCAGGCCCGATGGGACGCCGAGGTGTCGCTGCGCCTGGTGATGCTGCACCTGATCCACGAGTACGCCCGCCACAACGGGCACGCCGACTTCCTGCGCGAGGCCATCGACGGCGTCGTGGGGGCGTAG
- a CDS encoding class I SAM-dependent methyltransferase: MGTYLGASGARAPTEQETPSDQETQRPMDHNRIPPTVRQTYGAGDLSKAASFAGGFINFGDWHGIDLTAPTPDDRVHSQEQLYRRVLRTFPEPREQLRLAEVGSGRGLGAALALREFRFAAVTGVDIHPDQVERARAVNAKALATYPDRLAYAIGAADELPFSDASLDGVYSVEAAQHFRELTGFAHEAARVLRSGGRLAVTTFFAAGGPEVAERLSILLASFADGLDVPHTLGGFTTDLGKAGFTDVHTESVGSDVWPGLDRYLVDVVPPGHWTRNFLPAWRDGLLDYHVVTAVRS; the protein is encoded by the coding sequence TTGGGTACGTACCTCGGCGCGTCCGGCGCCCGGGCGCCCACCGAGCAGGAGACGCCCAGCGATCAGGAGACCCAGCGGCCCATGGACCACAACCGCATTCCCCCGACCGTACGCCAGACCTACGGCGCCGGTGACCTATCGAAGGCCGCCAGCTTCGCCGGCGGATTCATCAACTTCGGCGACTGGCACGGCATCGACCTCACCGCCCCCACCCCCGACGACCGCGTGCACAGCCAGGAGCAGCTGTACCGCCGCGTGCTGCGCACCTTCCCCGAGCCGCGCGAACAGCTGCGCCTCGCCGAGGTCGGCAGCGGACGCGGGCTCGGCGCCGCCCTCGCCCTGCGCGAGTTCCGCTTCGCCGCCGTCACCGGCGTCGACATCCACCCCGACCAGGTCGAACGCGCCCGCGCCGTCAACGCCAAGGCCCTGGCCACCTACCCCGACCGCCTCGCCTACGCCATCGGCGCCGCCGACGAACTCCCCTTCTCCGACGCCTCCCTGGACGGCGTCTACTCGGTCGAGGCCGCCCAGCACTTCCGCGAACTCACCGGCTTCGCGCACGAGGCCGCCCGCGTCCTGCGCTCCGGCGGCCGGCTCGCCGTCACCACCTTCTTCGCCGCCGGGGGCCCTGAGGTCGCCGAGCGCCTGAGCATCCTGCTCGCCAGCTTCGCGGACGGGCTCGACGTCCCGCACACCCTCGGCGGGTTCACCACCGACCTCGGCAAGGCCGGCTTCACCGACGTCCACACCGAATCGGTCGGCTCCGACGTCTGGCCCGGCCTCGACCGCTACCTCGTCGACGTCGTCCCGCCCGGCCACTGGACCCGCAACTTCCTCCCCGCTTGGCGGGACGGACTCCTCGACTACCACGTCGTCACGGCCGTGCGCTCCTGA
- a CDS encoding barstar family protein codes for MTVTYVIDGRKIGTLEDFWDVVGQEIGDDGYFGRNLDAFADCLRGGYGTPDDEDWVIEWRDHEVSRRNLGYPETARQLQLRLARCHPANREYVAAELAAARAGKGATVFDWLVRIIEEEHPGGLRLA; via the coding sequence GTGACGGTGACCTATGTGATCGACGGCAGGAAGATCGGCACCCTGGAGGACTTCTGGGACGTCGTCGGGCAGGAGATCGGCGACGACGGCTACTTCGGCCGCAACCTCGACGCCTTCGCCGACTGCCTGCGCGGAGGCTACGGCACGCCCGACGACGAGGACTGGGTCATCGAGTGGCGCGACCACGAGGTCTCCCGCCGCAACCTCGGATACCCGGAGACCGCGCGCCAACTGCAGCTGCGGCTGGCCCGCTGCCACCCCGCCAACCGCGAGTACGTCGCCGCCGAGCTGGCCGCCGCCCGGGCGGGGAAGGGGGCGACGGTCTTCGACTGGCTGGTCCGGATCATCGAGGAGGAGCACCCCGGGGGGCTGCGCCTCGCGTAG
- a CDS encoding RNA polymerase sigma-70 factor yields MTVTPAADPFVTHRSLLFTVAYELLGSAADAEDVLQESWLRWAGVDESQVQDARAYLVRIVTRQSLNRLRTLSRRREQYVGEWLPEPLLTSPDVAEDVELAESVSFAMLTVLETLGPTERAVFVLREVFELPYEEIAEAVGKSSAAVRQVARRARGHVAARRPRVRVSRTEQERVVERFLETLRTGRLQDLMEVLAPDVVLIADGGGIAPALLAPLHGAEAVAALLARAHRAPLGFDTETVWLNGAPAGRIDLGGEPSVVSVAVEDGRVTRVYIVRNPRKLTRIDAPADLSR; encoded by the coding sequence ATGACCGTGACCCCGGCCGCCGACCCCTTCGTCACCCACCGCAGCCTGCTGTTCACCGTCGCCTACGAACTGCTCGGCTCGGCCGCCGACGCGGAGGACGTGCTGCAGGAGTCCTGGCTGCGGTGGGCCGGCGTGGACGAATCGCAGGTACAGGACGCGCGGGCGTACCTCGTCCGGATCGTCACCCGCCAGTCCCTCAACCGGCTGCGGACGCTGTCCCGACGGCGCGAGCAGTACGTCGGCGAGTGGCTGCCGGAGCCGCTGCTCACCAGCCCCGACGTCGCCGAGGACGTCGAACTCGCGGAGAGCGTCTCGTTCGCGATGCTCACCGTGCTGGAGACGCTGGGGCCGACCGAGCGGGCGGTGTTCGTGCTGCGCGAGGTCTTCGAACTGCCGTACGAGGAGATCGCCGAGGCCGTCGGCAAGAGCTCGGCCGCCGTGCGGCAGGTCGCCCGGCGGGCCCGCGGCCACGTGGCGGCCAGGCGGCCGCGGGTGCGGGTGAGCCGCACCGAACAGGAGCGGGTGGTGGAGCGCTTCCTGGAGACGCTGCGCACCGGTCGGCTGCAGGACCTGATGGAGGTCCTGGCGCCGGACGTGGTCCTGATCGCCGACGGCGGCGGGATCGCGCCGGCCCTGCTCGCCCCGCTGCACGGCGCCGAGGCGGTGGCGGCCCTGCTCGCGCGCGCCCACCGGGCGCCGCTCGGGTTCGACACCGAGACGGTGTGGCTCAACGGCGCGCCGGCCGGCCGGATCGACCTCGGCGGCGAGCCCTCGGTGGTCAGCGTCGCCGTGGAGGACGGCCGGGTCACCCGGGTCTACATCGTGCGCAACCCCCGGAAACTGACCAGGATCGACGCCCCGGCCGACCTCTCCCGGTAG
- a CDS encoding 4'-phosphopantetheinyl transferase family protein, which translates to MIGDLLPEAVVTVVAYDDPPEARLEPEEEAVLARAVDKRRREFTTVRHCARAALARLGVPYRPLVPGLRGAPSWPDTVVGSLTHCDGFRAAAVARAGTLASVGIDAEPAAPLPEGVLDVVALPVEQKRLAELAGAHPGTPWDRILFSAKESVYKAWFPLTELFLEFSEAELDLSPDGTFTARLLVPGPVVGGRRVDGFDGRWAVRDGLLATAIAVEP; encoded by the coding sequence GTGATCGGGGACCTGCTGCCGGAGGCCGTGGTGACCGTGGTGGCGTACGACGACCCGCCGGAGGCCCGGCTGGAGCCCGAGGAGGAGGCCGTCCTGGCCCGGGCGGTCGACAAGCGGCGCCGCGAGTTCACCACCGTCCGCCACTGCGCCCGGGCCGCCCTGGCCCGGCTCGGCGTGCCCTACCGCCCGCTCGTCCCGGGTCTGCGCGGCGCGCCGAGCTGGCCGGACACCGTGGTCGGCAGCCTCACCCACTGCGACGGCTTCCGCGCGGCCGCCGTGGCCCGGGCCGGCACCCTGGCCTCCGTCGGCATCGACGCCGAGCCTGCGGCACCGCTGCCGGAGGGCGTGCTGGACGTCGTCGCCCTGCCGGTCGAGCAGAAGCGCCTCGCCGAGCTGGCCGGCGCGCACCCGGGCACCCCGTGGGACCGCATCCTGTTCAGCGCCAAGGAGTCGGTGTACAAGGCGTGGTTCCCACTGACCGAGCTGTTCCTGGAGTTCAGCGAGGCCGAGCTGGACCTCTCCCCCGACGGCACCTTCACCGCCCGCCTGTTGGTCCCCGGCCCGGTGGTCGGCGGGCGCCGCGTCGACGGCTTCGACGGACGCTGGGCCGTCCGGGACGGCCTGCTGGCCACCGCCATCGCCGTCGAGCCGTAG
- a CDS encoding response regulator has translation MVAEDGVLLREGLVGLLARFGHRVVAAVGDAGSLCVAVEQHRPDLVVTDVRMPPGQTDEGLRAALLLRERTPGLPVLVLSQYVQRSYAARLLDAGDGSGVGYLLKDRIGQIEEFVAAVHTVAAGGTVVDPEVVRQLLRRRRDPLERLTPREREVLALMAAGRSNAAICRELVVSEAAVGKHIGNILMKLDLPPAEETHRRVLAVLQFLRA, from the coding sequence GTGGTCGCCGAGGACGGCGTCCTGCTGCGCGAGGGACTGGTCGGGCTGCTGGCCCGGTTCGGGCACCGGGTGGTGGCCGCGGTCGGCGACGCCGGGTCGCTGTGCGTGGCGGTCGAGCAGCACCGGCCGGACCTCGTCGTCACCGATGTCCGGATGCCGCCCGGCCAGACCGACGAGGGCCTGCGGGCGGCCCTGCTGCTGCGCGAACGGACCCCCGGGCTGCCCGTCCTGGTGCTCAGCCAGTACGTGCAACGCTCGTACGCGGCCCGGCTGTTGGACGCCGGGGACGGCAGCGGCGTCGGCTACCTGCTGAAGGACCGGATCGGGCAGATCGAGGAGTTCGTGGCGGCAGTCCACACGGTGGCCGCCGGGGGAACGGTGGTGGACCCGGAGGTGGTGCGGCAGCTGCTGCGCCGCCGCCGGGACCCGCTGGAGCGGCTGACCCCGCGTGAGCGTGAGGTGCTGGCGCTGATGGCGGCGGGGCGGTCGAACGCGGCGATCTGCCGGGAGTTGGTGGTGTCGGAGGCGGCGGTGGGCAAGCACATCGGCAACATCCTGATGAAGCTCGACCTGCCGCCGGCCGAGGAGACGCACCGCCGGGTGCTGGCGGTGCTGCAGTTCCTCCGGGCCTGA
- a CDS encoding FtsX-like permease family protein → MRMLRIALASLTTRWPSLLGAFLALVLGVAMTAVMLLGLAAAVEAPPGGEESVSLVAALGTAGGVSVFVSAFVVASTYSYAVVRRRRELGLLRLAGATRAQVRRTVLAEALLLAAAASAVGCGLGRFGAPLLIRWLAGVGMAPAGFAPSGSVWPLHAAFWTGLLVALGGVAVAARRAGRVGPLDALSAADADTGVLTPGRLVLGLGLLLGAAVLAGTALATDPADLLHRKTYTTRPMWLICACGLLSPLLAPPLVRGLGRLLPARLFGHAGRLARANAGSALRRTGAVAAPVLVAVALTGSLAGALDTVSAARGAEAAARTSADLVVVPGSAPTAPTARLVAALGTVPGVDAVCATAPTRLALVEPDGVPVRAEARAAAPAGLTALARLPLLAGTPAALDDDALVLPAEWGRTVGERVPVIRADGSRTALRVAAVLRDGLAADGLYVTPANAPGARVDRIELRLAPGADRTAALAAARATATPYGATVLTRADWLAVAAPATGRIARLRTALVLGLAVVYTGITLAGTLLTTTADRRRELALLRLAGATRAQVVRLVTAESVLVAAVGAALGCAVTAAQLATMHAALAALGVPAPWALPWRPVGLVTAGAVALAALCTAPATVWVLRARPVIAAAR, encoded by the coding sequence ATGAGAATGCTGCGGATCGCCCTCGCCTCCCTGACCACCCGCTGGCCGTCCCTGCTCGGCGCCTTCCTCGCCCTCGTCCTCGGCGTCGCGATGACCGCCGTGATGCTGCTGGGCCTGGCCGCGGCGGTCGAGGCGCCGCCCGGCGGCGAGGAGTCGGTCTCGCTGGTCGCCGCCCTGGGAACGGCCGGCGGGGTGAGCGTGTTCGTCTCGGCGTTCGTGGTCGCCTCCACCTACTCCTACGCGGTCGTGCGGCGCCGCCGCGAGCTGGGTCTGCTGCGACTGGCCGGCGCGACCCGGGCGCAGGTGCGCCGTACGGTGCTCGCCGAGGCGCTGCTGCTGGCCGCGGCGGCGTCCGCCGTCGGCTGCGGGCTGGGCCGGTTCGGCGCGCCCCTGCTGATCCGGTGGCTGGCCGGGGTCGGCATGGCCCCGGCGGGTTTCGCGCCGAGCGGTTCCGTCTGGCCCTTGCACGCCGCGTTCTGGACCGGTCTGCTGGTCGCCCTGGGCGGGGTCGCGGTGGCCGCCCGCCGGGCGGGCCGGGTCGGCCCGCTGGACGCGCTGAGCGCGGCCGACGCCGACACCGGGGTGCTGACTCCCGGCCGGCTCGTGCTCGGTCTCGGCCTGCTCCTGGGCGCCGCCGTGCTCGCCGGTACCGCGCTGGCCACCGACCCGGCGGACCTGCTGCACCGCAAGACGTACACCACCCGGCCGATGTGGCTGATCTGCGCGTGCGGCCTGCTCTCCCCGCTGCTCGCGCCGCCGCTGGTGCGCGGGCTCGGCCGGCTGCTGCCCGCGCGGCTGTTCGGCCACGCGGGCCGGCTGGCGCGCGCGAACGCCGGCTCCGCGCTGCGCCGGACGGGGGCGGTGGCGGCGCCGGTGCTGGTGGCGGTGGCGCTGACCGGTTCGCTGGCGGGCGCGCTGGACACCGTGAGCGCCGCCCGTGGCGCCGAGGCCGCCGCCCGTACCTCCGCCGACCTCGTCGTCGTGCCCGGCTCGGCCCCGACGGCGCCGACGGCACGGCTGGTCGCGGCCCTGGGCACGGTCCCGGGCGTGGATGCCGTCTGCGCGACCGCGCCCACCCGGCTCGCCCTGGTCGAGCCGGACGGCGTCCCGGTGCGCGCCGAGGCCCGCGCCGCCGCCCCGGCCGGACTGACCGCCCTCGCCCGGCTCCCGCTGCTGGCCGGCACCCCCGCCGCCCTGGACGACGACGCCCTGGTGCTGCCCGCCGAATGGGGCCGTACGGTCGGCGAACGGGTGCCGGTGATCCGGGCCGACGGCAGCCGGACGGCCCTGCGGGTCGCCGCCGTGCTGCGCGACGGCCTCGCTGCCGACGGGCTGTACGTCACCCCCGCCAACGCCCCGGGCGCCCGTGTCGACCGGATCGAACTCCGCCTCGCCCCCGGAGCCGACCGTACGGCCGCCCTCGCCGCGGCACGCGCCACCGCCACGCCGTACGGAGCGACGGTGCTGACCCGGGCGGACTGGCTCGCCGTCGCCGCGCCTGCGACCGGCCGGATCGCCCGGCTCCGTACGGCCCTCGTGCTCGGCCTGGCCGTCGTCTACACCGGCATCACGCTCGCCGGCACCCTGCTCACCACCACGGCGGACCGCCGCCGCGAACTCGCCCTGCTCCGGCTGGCCGGCGCCACCCGGGCCCAGGTCGTGCGCCTGGTGACCGCCGAGTCGGTCCTGGTCGCGGCCGTCGGCGCAGCACTCGGCTGCGCCGTCACCGCCGCCCAACTCGCCACCATGCACGCCGCCTTGGCCGCCCTCGGCGTGCCCGCGCCCTGGGCCCTGCCCTGGCGTCCGGTCGGCCTGGTCACCGCGGGGGCAGTCGCCCTGGCAGCCCTGTGCACCGCCCCGGCCACCGTCTGGGTCCTGCGCGCCCGCCCGGTCATCGCCGCCGCCCGCTGA
- a CDS encoding CehA/McbA family metallohydrolase: MPTDPTDPTEPTQPPNPARRDLLRTGLATGAATALGLAATTATPAEAAAAPSQNPNPGDRVLTLTGHLPTGAPDFVHLPVEVPEGVREIAVSYGYDKPPVPAGTPGNSCDIGIFDERGTDLGGPGFRGWSGGFRTEFSLARDAATPGYLPGPINPGTWHVVLGPYQVAPQGLDYRVQVTLRFGAPGPHFTPHYPAERARGRGRAWYRGDCHLHTVHSDGRRLPEEVAAGARAAGLDFIVSTDHNTSSSHAVWGPLAGPDLLILPGEEITTRNGHWLALGLEAGRFVDWRYRSRDEEFPRFARQVHRSGGLVVPAHPYCPYVACQWKFGYDQADAVEVWNGPWTYDDESAVDTWDGRLAVALREGRSWLPAMGNSDAHSEPQVIGSPHNVVLAEDLTRDAILDGLRDGRSWLAESSAVRLEFTVTGHGRQAGIGEELTVPGDAPLDVRLTVAGVPGGTVRLITDEGQMHQEPLPADGSGTVVWRTTASLAAYVRAEVRHPKADGTPGKGNAMGPDLPWGPMAALTNPIVLRTQDH, translated from the coding sequence ATGCCGACCGACCCCACCGATCCCACCGAGCCCACACAGCCCCCGAACCCCGCCCGCCGCGACCTGCTCCGCACCGGCCTCGCCACCGGCGCCGCCACCGCCCTGGGCCTGGCCGCCACCACCGCCACCCCTGCCGAAGCCGCCGCCGCACCGAGCCAGAACCCGAACCCCGGCGACCGCGTCCTCACCCTCACCGGCCATCTCCCCACCGGCGCACCCGACTTCGTCCACCTCCCGGTCGAAGTCCCGGAGGGTGTCCGCGAGATCGCCGTCTCCTACGGCTACGACAAGCCCCCGGTCCCGGCCGGCACCCCCGGCAACTCCTGCGACATCGGCATCTTCGACGAGCGCGGCACCGACCTCGGCGGCCCCGGCTTCCGCGGCTGGTCGGGCGGCTTCCGCACCGAGTTCAGCCTCGCCCGCGACGCCGCGACCCCCGGCTACCTCCCCGGCCCGATCAACCCCGGCACCTGGCACGTCGTGCTCGGCCCGTACCAGGTCGCCCCGCAGGGCCTGGACTACCGCGTCCAGGTCACCCTCCGGTTCGGCGCGCCCGGGCCGCACTTCACCCCGCACTACCCGGCGGAACGGGCCCGCGGCCGCGGCCGGGCCTGGTACCGGGGCGACTGCCACCTGCACACCGTGCACTCCGACGGACGGCGCCTGCCCGAGGAGGTCGCGGCCGGGGCCCGCGCCGCCGGACTGGACTTCATCGTCTCCACCGACCACAACACCAGCTCCTCGCACGCCGTCTGGGGCCCGCTGGCCGGCCCGGACCTGCTGATCCTCCCGGGCGAGGAGATCACCACCCGCAACGGCCACTGGCTGGCCCTCGGCCTGGAGGCCGGCCGGTTCGTCGACTGGCGCTACCGCTCGCGCGACGAGGAGTTCCCGCGCTTCGCCCGCCAGGTCCACCGCTCCGGCGGCCTGGTGGTGCCCGCGCACCCGTACTGCCCGTACGTCGCCTGCCAGTGGAAGTTCGGCTACGACCAGGCCGACGCGGTCGAGGTGTGGAACGGCCCCTGGACGTACGACGACGAGTCCGCGGTGGACACCTGGGACGGCCGGCTCGCCGTCGCCCTGCGCGAGGGCCGTTCCTGGCTCCCGGCCATGGGCAACAGCGACGCGCACAGCGAGCCGCAGGTCATCGGCTCCCCGCACAACGTGGTGCTGGCCGAGGACCTCACCCGGGACGCGATCCTGGACGGGCTGCGCGACGGGCGCAGCTGGCTCGCCGAATCCTCCGCCGTCCGACTGGAGTTCACCGTCACCGGGCACGGCCGCCAGGCCGGCATCGGCGAGGAGCTGACCGTCCCGGGAGACGCGCCGCTGGACGTCCGGCTCACCGTGGCGGGCGTGCCCGGCGGCACCGTCCGGCTGATCACCGACGAGGGGCAGATGCACCAGGAGCCGCTGCCCGCCGACGGCTCCGGCACGGTGGTGTGGCGCACGACGGCCTCGCTCGCCGCGTACGTCCGGGCCGAGGTGCGCCACCCCAAGGCGGACGGCACGCCGGGCAAGGGCAACGCGATGGGCCCGGACCTCCCCTGGGGCCCGATGGCGGCCCTCACCAACCCGATCGTCCTGCGCACCCAGGACCACTGA
- a CDS encoding carboxymuconolactone decarboxylase family protein: MALRLPKAQLPTELGEKMIEAFGAVFEPTEVIWHNPGVAAANTEFAGRLATWDALDESLKSFAHMAVASLVGCSWCLDINYFQARNQGLDLAKASQVPNWRASEAFTPLERDVMEYAEAMSVTPPTVTDEQYGVLLDALGPAAMVELTAYVAFANMAARNNIANGVSSQGFSDSCEVPLAGRPAAGGPSA; encoded by the coding sequence ATGGCACTCCGCCTGCCGAAGGCCCAGCTGCCCACCGAGCTCGGCGAGAAGATGATCGAGGCGTTCGGCGCCGTCTTCGAACCCACCGAGGTGATCTGGCACAACCCCGGGGTCGCCGCCGCGAACACGGAGTTCGCGGGCAGGCTCGCCACCTGGGACGCACTCGACGAAAGCCTCAAGTCCTTCGCCCACATGGCGGTGGCCTCGCTGGTCGGGTGCAGCTGGTGCCTGGACATCAACTACTTCCAGGCGCGGAACCAGGGCCTGGACCTGGCCAAGGCCAGCCAGGTGCCGAACTGGCGGGCCTCGGAGGCGTTCACGCCGCTGGAGCGGGACGTGATGGAGTACGCCGAGGCGATGTCCGTCACGCCCCCGACCGTCACCGACGAGCAGTACGGGGTTCTGCTCGACGCGCTCGGCCCCGCCGCGATGGTCGAACTCACCGCCTACGTCGCCTTCGCCAACATGGCGGCCAGGAACAACATCGCCAACGGGGTCTCCTCGCAGGGCTTCTCCGACTCCTGCGAGGTCCCGCTCGCCGGGCGCCCCGCCGCCGGAGGGCCGTCGGCATGA
- a CDS encoding polysaccharide deacetylase family protein, whose product MAVSRRTLLMVVAGGALAGCGARTAVSGAPVPSVSAPVTASGTESGIPAEAAAAPTAAATPAPADPTAPAPTAPAPATAAPKKEPTRAEVVERYGEASPADWGLDVPGVITELPDGESATALTFDACGGPGGNGYDADLIDFLRAHAVPATLFLNARWIDANPDEFEQLAADPLFEIGNHGTLHRPLSVTGRSAYGIAGTSDVGEVYDEVAGNARKLAALLGQPPRFFRSGTAHYDDVATRIVADLGERVAGFTVNGDGGATLSASQVRQEVASAGPGAIVIGHLNHPGGGTAPGVAAAVPGMLAAGRRFVRLSDVM is encoded by the coding sequence GTGGCGGTGAGTCGGCGGACGCTGCTCATGGTGGTGGCCGGGGGCGCGCTGGCGGGGTGCGGAGCCAGGACGGCGGTGTCGGGGGCGCCCGTACCGTCGGTCTCCGCCCCGGTGACGGCGTCCGGCACGGAATCAGGCATACCTGCGGAGGCCGCTGCTGCGCCGACGGCTGCGGCCACCCCGGCGCCCGCGGACCCGACCGCCCCGGCCCCGACCGCCCCGGCCCCGGCCACCGCCGCCCCCAAGAAGGAGCCGACCCGGGCCGAGGTGGTCGAGCGGTACGGCGAGGCGAGCCCGGCCGACTGGGGACTGGACGTCCCCGGGGTGATCACCGAGCTGCCCGACGGCGAGAGCGCGACGGCGCTCACCTTCGACGCCTGCGGCGGCCCCGGCGGCAACGGCTACGACGCCGACCTGATCGACTTCCTGCGCGCGCACGCCGTCCCCGCCACGCTCTTCCTGAACGCCCGCTGGATCGACGCCAACCCGGACGAGTTCGAGCAGCTCGCCGCCGACCCGCTGTTCGAGATCGGCAACCACGGCACCCTCCACCGTCCGCTCTCCGTCACCGGCCGCTCCGCCTACGGCATCGCCGGGACCAGCGACGTCGGCGAGGTGTACGACGAGGTGGCGGGCAACGCGCGCAAACTCGCCGCACTGCTCGGGCAACCGCCCCGCTTCTTCCGCTCCGGCACCGCGCACTACGACGACGTCGCCACCCGGATCGTCGCCGACCTGGGCGAACGCGTCGCCGGCTTCACCGTGAACGGGGACGGCGGGGCGACACTCAGCGCCTCCCAGGTGCGGCAGGAGGTCGCGTCGGCCGGGCCGGGCGCGATCGTGATCGGCCACCTGAACCACCCGGGCGGCGGCACCGCCCCCGGGGTGGCGGCGGCGGTACCGGGGATGCTCGCGGCCGGGCGGCGCTTCGTCCGGCTCTCGGACGTGATGTAG
- a CDS encoding sensor histidine kinase: MSGGAVAGTVAEDGQGTGSAWASVARAGFLRSSAPWRAAGYLLVTGVSGLLLCAGLLLSAVVAGALAAVLIGVPLAAALGLAGLPVAAWERRLVRYLDGGRVADPHRVPERPGLAAWLRLRYREQATWRELGFALLAAFVLWPIDLAVVGCVLAVPGYLVAALPLFVLDGEQVNVLKVVEVHSAVLAALLGLAGLLLLPLLAYPVAVVAAARASLVRLVLAAPGGREQRIGELVRSRARLVDAFEAERRRIERDLHDGAQQRLVALTMALGLARLDAPADGPLVARLADAQREAGEVLAELRELINGIHPQVLTDHGLPEACGDAADRSPIPVTTRFDLPGRLPAPVESAGYFVVTEALANIAKHSGASTASVEGRYLEGWLTVEVADDGRGGANPECGTGLTGLADRIAVVDGILTVSSPVGGPTLVRVEIPCTPIDGGAGRR; encoded by the coding sequence GTGAGCGGGGGCGCGGTGGCCGGGACGGTCGCGGAGGACGGGCAGGGGACGGGCAGCGCCTGGGCGTCGGTGGCCAGGGCGGGCTTCCTGCGCTCCTCGGCGCCCTGGCGGGCGGCCGGATACCTGCTGGTCACCGGGGTGAGCGGGCTGCTGCTCTGCGCCGGGCTGCTGTTGTCGGCGGTGGTCGCCGGGGCCCTGGCGGCGGTGCTGATCGGGGTGCCGCTGGCGGCGGCTCTGGGCCTGGCCGGGCTGCCGGTCGCCGCCTGGGAGCGCCGGCTGGTCCGCTACCTGGACGGCGGCCGCGTTGCGGACCCGCACCGCGTCCCCGAACGGCCGGGCCTGGCAGCCTGGTTACGGCTGCGCTACCGGGAACAGGCGACCTGGCGGGAGCTGGGCTTCGCGCTGCTCGCCGCGTTCGTGCTCTGGCCGATCGACCTGGCAGTGGTCGGCTGCGTGCTCGCCGTGCCCGGCTACCTCGTCGCCGCGCTGCCGCTGTTCGTGCTCGACGGCGAGCAGGTGAACGTGCTCAAGGTCGTCGAGGTGCACTCGGCGGTGCTCGCCGCGCTGCTCGGCCTGGCCGGGCTGCTGCTGCTTCCGCTGCTGGCCTATCCGGTGGCGGTGGTGGCCGCCGCGCGGGCGTCGCTGGTCCGGCTGGTGCTGGCGGCGCCCGGCGGGCGGGAGCAGCGGATCGGTGAACTGGTACGCTCCCGAGCCCGGTTGGTGGACGCCTTCGAGGCGGAGCGGCGGCGGATCGAGCGCGACCTGCACGACGGGGCCCAACAGCGCCTGGTGGCCCTGACGATGGCGCTCGGGCTGGCCCGGCTGGACGCCCCGGCGGACGGTCCGCTGGTCGCCCGGCTCGCCGACGCCCAGCGGGAGGCGGGTGAAGTCCTGGCCGAGTTACGGGAGTTGATCAACGGGATCCATCCGCAGGTGCTCACCGACCACGGCCTGCCGGAGGCCTGCGGGGACGCCGCCGACCGCTCGCCGATCCCCGTCACCACCCGCTTCGACCTGCCCGGCCGGCTGCCGGCGCCGGTCGAGTCGGCCGGCTACTTCGTCGTCACCGAGGCGCTCGCCAACATCGCCAAGCACAGCGGGGCGAGCACCGCGAGCGTCGAAGGACGGTACCTGGAAGGCTGGTTGACGGTCGAGGTGGCGGACGACGGCCGCGGCGGCGCCAACCCCGAATGCGGCACCGGACTGACCGGGCTGGCCGACCGGATCGCGGTCGTGGACGGCATCCTGACGGTCAGCAGTCCGGTCGGCGGACCGACCCTGGTGCGGGTGGAGATCCCCTGCACCCCGATCGACGGAGGAGCGGGGCGACGATGA